From Leguminivora glycinivorella isolate SPB_JAAS2020 chromosome 24, LegGlyc_1.1, whole genome shotgun sequence, a single genomic window includes:
- the LOC125238740 gene encoding uncharacterized protein LOC125238740 produces the protein MAEPEKPFACVMQGCGMTFTNEDHLHVHTKKHDMVLQLGMEQKAAFVADQTPTPTRFIRNCEEVGLFQDLQNVNPFDEGFKQAMEAKAGRLSLEGSDVDTLHTPHTLHTPQMFPLDGDASLYTNNQRNITISRSSSDESGAVKEYETTTISKLTNEVTTISRIVGKQDIVDKVTTTDDVAIVRHEDAHKEINETVSYTNNVIKIHSNVEIRKDGIIESKNIPRIIYTDSVIKDGHVTKDVLLADKPEKAPPIMSQKSLDFVVDSLEEHNDKKEDKQIIKMLKRNYNNALKDKDDLDDFEIIIKKPDGRQVRMKPVDDDKRIQNETKDKLKRVLSDKAEKKTSENKIDAPVVQNTILPISTLPGTLVPVTIVNPNTILITNTLQKIPIVPFNVNKVSSSFKKTVKRRNSKEKEVVESKEEAEKKKLLEPRTAASRRYRQKQKVLMNWQAEENRLLKETNHKLVAENAALKLLITEHLKKCSNPEDLKLPQAEHHTNR, from the exons ATGGCAGAGCCGGAGAAGCCGTTCGCCTGCGTGATGCAGGGCTGCGGCATGACGTTCACGAACGAGGATCACCTGCACGTACACACGAAAAAGCATGATATGGTTCTCCAGTTGGGTATGGAGCAAAAGGCAGCGTTcgtag CGGACCAGACACCAACTCCAACCCGCTTCATCCGTAACTGTGAGGAAGTAGGGCTGTTCCAGGACCTGCAGAATGTCAACCCGTTTGATGAAGGGTTTAAACAGGCTATGGAGGCCAA agCTGGCCGGCTGTCCCTGGAGGGTTCAGACGTGGACACCCTCCACACCCCACACACTTTACACACCCCCCAGATGTTCCCCCTGGACGGAGACGCCAGTCTCTACACCAATAACCAGCGGAACATCACTATAAGCAG GTCATCCAGTGACGAATCAGGTGCCGTCAAAGAATATGAAACCACAACAATTTCCAAACTAACCAATGAAGTAACCACAATCAGCAGAATAGTCGGAAAACAGGACATTGTAGATAAAGTCACGACCACTGATGACGTAGCTATAGTGCGACATGAAGACGCACACAAAGAAATAAACGAAACTGTCTCATACACCAACAATGTCATCAAAATACATAGCAATGTAGAAATAAGAAAAGATGGTATTATAGAATCCAAAAATATACCTAGAATAATTTACACGGATTCAGTTATAAAGGACGGTCATGTAACTAAAGATGTCTTGTTAGCAGATAAACCTGAGAAAGCTCCGCCTATAATGAGTCAGAAATCTCTAGATTTTGTAGTCGACAGTTTAGAAGAACATAATGATAAGAAAGAGGATAAGCAGATTATAAAAATGCTTAAAAGGAATTATAATAATGCTTTAAAAGACAAAGATGATTTAGATGATTTTGAAATTATAATCAAGAAGCCAGATGGGAGGCAAGTTAGAATGAAACCAGTTGATGATGATAAGAGAATACAAAATGAAACTAAAGATAAATTAAAAAGGGTTTTATCTGATAAAGCAGAAAAGAAAACTAGTGAAAATAAAATAGATGCACCGGTAGTCCAAAATACTATATTGCCAATTTCAACACTACCAGGTACACTAGTTCCAGTAACTATAGTTAATCCAAATACAATACTTATAACGAATACGTTACAGAAGATACCAATAGTACCTTTCAATGTGAATAAAGTTAGCAGTAGCTTTAAGAAAACAGTGAAAAGAAGAAATAGTAAAGAGAAGGAGGTAGTGGAAAGTAAAGAAGAAGCAGAGAAGAAGAAGTTGCTGGAGCCGCGGACAGCAGCTTCTAGAAGATACag ACAAAAACAGAAAGTCCTAATGAACTGGCAGGCAGAGGAGAACCGACTGCTTAAGGAAACGAATCACAAACTGGTAGCAGAGAATGCTGCCCTTAAACTCCTCATCACTGAGCATTTGAAGAAGTGCTCCAATCCTGAGGACCTGA AATTACCACAAGCAGAGCATCACACGAACAGATGA
- the LOC125238741 gene encoding uncharacterized protein LOC125238741, translating into MEPCNKDGLDKLDLIQAKCLRIILGAMRCSPKNGMQVESVDPPLALRRQYLADRFLIKSSSYYSHLMLPRLWPLALEVTENRYWTFKVFPRTVISFSKLINIYPNLYKSGTNPIFEVAFETLIYTPKVILDIGIFKNDPGANNKFNKFLEKWSNYLPMFTDASKMDATSCVGAAVWIPRYNIALPFKCPPQSSIFTGEAVAILEAVKYAETHNISKAIIFTDSKSCLQAIIGNQFKMKIKFPLILEIKTVLRRCESKGLTIVLSWIPSHCGINGNEMVDTWARQAIDIGSVKSVIYSTDLLSGALADMFATWQEQWDISKLQTGKHYGCVQPRITRKPWFYRFRNSPKWVISTICRLRLGKVCTPLFLAMIGVRANSLCQCGQEEGFPFTSFIKNKKK; encoded by the exons ATGGAACCTTGCAATAAGGATGGCCTTGACAAACTAGACCTCATCCAGGCAAAATGCTTGAGGATTATACTTGGCGCTATGAGGTGTTCTCCGAAGAATGGCATGCAGGTAGAAAGTGTTGACCCTCCACTGGCTCTCCGCAGACAGTATCTTGCGGACAGATTCTTAATCAAGAGCAGCTCATACTATAGCCACTTGATGCTTCCACGCTTGTGGCCGCTGGCGCTGGAGGTCACTGAAAACAGATATTGGACTTTTAAAGTTTTCCCAAGAACAGTAATATCTTTTTccaaattaattaatatctaCCCCAATTTATATAAATCCGGTACTAATCCCATATTTGAAGTAGCATTTGAAACCCTTATATATACTCCTAAAGTAATATTAGATataggcattttcaaaaatgatcCAGGAGCAaacaataaattcaataaatttttagaaaaatggtCAAATTACTTACCGATGTTTACTGACGCTTCCAAGATGGATGCGACCAGTTGCGTGGGAGCAGCAGTGTGGATTCCTCGATACAATATAGCTCTCCCATTTAAATGTCCTCCACAATCTTCAATTTTTACAGGCGAAGCAGTTGCTATCCTTGAGGCTGTCAAATATGCAGAGACACACAACATTAGTAAAGCTATTATTTTTACTGATAGTAAAAGTTGCCTGCAGGCTATTATTGGCAaccaatttaaaatgaaaataaagttcCCTTTGATTTTAGAAATCAAAACCGTACTTCGCAGGTGTGAGTCAAAGGGTCTAACCATAGTTCTGAGTTGGATTCCTAGCCACTGTGGCATTAATGGCAATGAGATGGTTGATACATGGGCAAGGCAAGCTATCGACATTGGTTCAGTGAAATCGGTAATTTACAGTACTGACCTTTTGAGTGGCGCACTCGCAGACATGTTTGCCACATGGCAGGAGCAATGGGATATCTCGAAATTGCAGACGGGCAAGCACTATGGATGTGTGCAACCTCGTATCACTCGGAAGCCGTGGTTCTATCGTTTTCGTAATTCTCCTAAATGGGTTATATCCACAATTTGCCGGTTACGATTGGGAAAAGTATGCACTCCGTTATTTCTGGCTATGATTGGTGTCCGCGCGAACTCATTATGCCAATGCGGGCAAGAGGAGG gTTTTCCCTTCACATccttcataaaaaataaaaaaaaataa
- the LOC125238843 gene encoding uncharacterized protein LOC125238843 isoform X2, giving the protein MHFSGLLLMAYMVYPSVFAEDLSYQACVDKYSRKGYQPWQEWSDHYTCHRYRCEIRDGKYFIAAVGCRKPKIPENALECHEYIEDENVEFPTCCARLRCVVEVNGDRIVQTRGQPGELFPDKPWKGQQNEPNPAVVGMGGIPQANVATDQQVQTSPGMFNSRGAAEGTDINGRRYVDPFPTQQMQESPRKKRSPAHMISKRNQEADVHPNHSTHRAKVHGYVPEKYTSYFATGTKSHGHPKLLFNYS; this is encoded by the exons ATGCATTTTAGCGGTCTGTTATTGATGGCATATATGGTTTATCCTTCCGTGTTTGCTGAGGACCTTAGTT atCAAGCTTGTGTGGATAAATACTCAAGAAAAGGATATCAGCCTTGGCAGGAGTGGTCGGATCATTACACTTGCCACCGGTATAGATGTGAAATCAGAGACGGAAAATACTTCATAGCCGCGGTTGG ttgtcGAAAACCGAAAATCCCTGAAAACGCTTTGGAGTGCCACGAATACATTGAAGACGAAAACGTAG AATTCCCAACCTGCTGTGCTCGTCTAAGATGCGTCGTTGAAGTGAACGGAGATAGGATCGTTCAAACTAGAGGACAGCCTGGAGAGCTGTTCCCTGACAA GCCATGGAAGGGTCAGCAGAATGAGCCAAACCCTGCTGTGGTCGGCATGGGAGGTATCCCACAGGCCAACGTCGCTACCGACCAGCAAGTACAAACGTCCCCCGGAATGTTCAACAGTAGAGGTGCGG CGGAGGGAACTGATATTAATGGAAGGCGCTATGTAGACCCATTCCCGACTCAGCAAATGCAAGAATCACCTCGCAAAAAGAGATCCCCTGCTCATATGATCTCTAAGAGAAACCAGGAAGCTGACGTACACCCGAACCATTCCACTCATCGAGCTAAAGTCCATGGCTACGTTCCGGAAAAATACACGTCCTACTTCGCGACTGGCACCAAAAGCCATGGTCACCCTAAATTACTTTTCAATTATTCTTag
- the LOC125238843 gene encoding uncharacterized protein LOC125238843 isoform X3, giving the protein MHFSGLLLMAYMVYPSVFAEDLSYQACVDKYSRKGYQPWQEWSDHYTCHRYRCEIRDGKYFIAAVGCRKPKIPENALECHEYIEDENVEFPTCCARLRCVVEVNGDRIVQTRGQPGELFPDKPWKGQQNEPNPAVVGMGGIPQANVATDQQVQTSPGMFNSRAEGTDINGRRYVDPFPTQQMQESPRKKRSPAHMISKRNQEADVHPNHSTHRAKVHGYVPEKYTSYFATGTKSHGHPKLLFNYS; this is encoded by the exons ATGCATTTTAGCGGTCTGTTATTGATGGCATATATGGTTTATCCTTCCGTGTTTGCTGAGGACCTTAGTT atCAAGCTTGTGTGGATAAATACTCAAGAAAAGGATATCAGCCTTGGCAGGAGTGGTCGGATCATTACACTTGCCACCGGTATAGATGTGAAATCAGAGACGGAAAATACTTCATAGCCGCGGTTGG ttgtcGAAAACCGAAAATCCCTGAAAACGCTTTGGAGTGCCACGAATACATTGAAGACGAAAACGTAG AATTCCCAACCTGCTGTGCTCGTCTAAGATGCGTCGTTGAAGTGAACGGAGATAGGATCGTTCAAACTAGAGGACAGCCTGGAGAGCTGTTCCCTGACAA GCCATGGAAGGGTCAGCAGAATGAGCCAAACCCTGCTGTGGTCGGCATGGGAGGTATCCCACAGGCCAACGTCGCTACCGACCAGCAAGTACAAACGTCCCCCGGAATGTTCAACAGTAGAG CGGAGGGAACTGATATTAATGGAAGGCGCTATGTAGACCCATTCCCGACTCAGCAAATGCAAGAATCACCTCGCAAAAAGAGATCCCCTGCTCATATGATCTCTAAGAGAAACCAGGAAGCTGACGTACACCCGAACCATTCCACTCATCGAGCTAAAGTCCATGGCTACGTTCCGGAAAAATACACGTCCTACTTCGCGACTGGCACCAAAAGCCATGGTCACCCTAAATTACTTTTCAATTATTCTTag
- the LOC125238843 gene encoding uncharacterized protein LOC125238843 isoform X1: MHFSGLLLMAYMVYPSVFAEDLSYQACVDKYSRKGYQPWQEWSDHYTCHRYRCEIRDGKYFIAAVGCRKPKIPENALECHEYIEDENVEFPTCCARLRCVVEVNGDRIVQTRGQPGELFPDKPWKGQQNEPNPAVVGMGGIPQANVATDQQVQTSPGMFNSRGAGKAEGTDINGRRYVDPFPTQQMQESPRKKRSPAHMISKRNQEADVHPNHSTHRAKVHGYVPEKYTSYFATGTKSHGHPKLLFNYS; the protein is encoded by the exons ATGCATTTTAGCGGTCTGTTATTGATGGCATATATGGTTTATCCTTCCGTGTTTGCTGAGGACCTTAGTT atCAAGCTTGTGTGGATAAATACTCAAGAAAAGGATATCAGCCTTGGCAGGAGTGGTCGGATCATTACACTTGCCACCGGTATAGATGTGAAATCAGAGACGGAAAATACTTCATAGCCGCGGTTGG ttgtcGAAAACCGAAAATCCCTGAAAACGCTTTGGAGTGCCACGAATACATTGAAGACGAAAACGTAG AATTCCCAACCTGCTGTGCTCGTCTAAGATGCGTCGTTGAAGTGAACGGAGATAGGATCGTTCAAACTAGAGGACAGCCTGGAGAGCTGTTCCCTGACAA GCCATGGAAGGGTCAGCAGAATGAGCCAAACCCTGCTGTGGTCGGCATGGGAGGTATCCCACAGGCCAACGTCGCTACCGACCAGCAAGTACAAACGTCCCCCGGAATGTTCAACAGTAGAGGTGCGGGTAAGG CGGAGGGAACTGATATTAATGGAAGGCGCTATGTAGACCCATTCCCGACTCAGCAAATGCAAGAATCACCTCGCAAAAAGAGATCCCCTGCTCATATGATCTCTAAGAGAAACCAGGAAGCTGACGTACACCCGAACCATTCCACTCATCGAGCTAAAGTCCATGGCTACGTTCCGGAAAAATACACGTCCTACTTCGCGACTGGCACCAAAAGCCATGGTCACCCTAAATTACTTTTCAATTATTCTTag
- the LOC125238843 gene encoding uncharacterized protein LOC125238843 isoform X4 — MHFSGLLLMAYMVYPSVFAEDLSYQACVDKYSRKGYQPWQEWSDHYTCHRYRCEIRDGKYFIAAVGCRKPKIPENALECHEYIEDENVEFPTCCARLRCVVEVNGDRIVQTRGQPGELFPDKPWKGQQNEPNPAVVGMGGIPQANVATDQQVQTSPGMFNSRGADH; from the exons ATGCATTTTAGCGGTCTGTTATTGATGGCATATATGGTTTATCCTTCCGTGTTTGCTGAGGACCTTAGTT atCAAGCTTGTGTGGATAAATACTCAAGAAAAGGATATCAGCCTTGGCAGGAGTGGTCGGATCATTACACTTGCCACCGGTATAGATGTGAAATCAGAGACGGAAAATACTTCATAGCCGCGGTTGG ttgtcGAAAACCGAAAATCCCTGAAAACGCTTTGGAGTGCCACGAATACATTGAAGACGAAAACGTAG AATTCCCAACCTGCTGTGCTCGTCTAAGATGCGTCGTTGAAGTGAACGGAGATAGGATCGTTCAAACTAGAGGACAGCCTGGAGAGCTGTTCCCTGACAA GCCATGGAAGGGTCAGCAGAATGAGCCAAACCCTGCTGTGGTCGGCATGGGAGGTATCCCACAGGCCAACGTCGCTACCGACCAGCAAGTACAAACGTCCCCCGGAATGTTCAACAGTAGAGGTGCGG ATCATTAA
- the LOC125238843 gene encoding uncharacterized protein LOC125238843 isoform X5: MHFSGLLLMAYMVYPSVFAEDLSYQACVDKYSRKGYQPWQEWSDHYTCHRYRCEIRDGKYFIAAVGCRKPKIPENALECHEYIEDENVEFPTCCARLRCVVEVNGDRIVQTRGQPGELFPDKPWKGQQNEPNPAVVGMGGIPQANVATDQQVQTSPGMFNSRDH; encoded by the exons ATGCATTTTAGCGGTCTGTTATTGATGGCATATATGGTTTATCCTTCCGTGTTTGCTGAGGACCTTAGTT atCAAGCTTGTGTGGATAAATACTCAAGAAAAGGATATCAGCCTTGGCAGGAGTGGTCGGATCATTACACTTGCCACCGGTATAGATGTGAAATCAGAGACGGAAAATACTTCATAGCCGCGGTTGG ttgtcGAAAACCGAAAATCCCTGAAAACGCTTTGGAGTGCCACGAATACATTGAAGACGAAAACGTAG AATTCCCAACCTGCTGTGCTCGTCTAAGATGCGTCGTTGAAGTGAACGGAGATAGGATCGTTCAAACTAGAGGACAGCCTGGAGAGCTGTTCCCTGACAA GCCATGGAAGGGTCAGCAGAATGAGCCAAACCCTGCTGTGGTCGGCATGGGAGGTATCCCACAGGCCAACGTCGCTACCGACCAGCAAGTACAAACGTCCCCCGGAATGTTCAACAGTAGAG ATCATTAA